In Solidesulfovibrio carbinoliphilus subsp. oakridgensis, the sequence CGTAGAAGAGGTGGTTTTTTTCGCCCGGCTCCCGGCCCATGCGGCGCGGCGTGCCCAGGCGCACGGCCTCGCGGGCGTAGTATTCGAGGAAGTCGATGGCCTCGCCCACGTCGTTGTAGGCCTGGTCCCACTGCTTGCCGACCTCAAGCACCTGGGCGGCCGAAAGGGCCACGATATCGCGCCGGGCGATGGCCGCGGCTTTAAGCAGCACCTCGGCCCGCTCCCGGGGCGTCTTGTCGCGCCAGGCGGCAAAGGCGGCCTGGGCCGCCTCGATGGCTGCGTCGGTCTCTTTGATCCCGGCCTGGCAGACCGTGGCCAGGACTTCGGTCGGATCGGCCGGGTTGACCGTGGGGAGGCGGTCGTCGGTGGCGATCTCCTTGCCGCCGATGACCAGCGGCAGGACCTGCCCGGCCCGGGCCCGAACGGACGCGATGGCCTCGGGGAAGGCCTGGCGCAACTCGGCCACGGTGAAATCGGCCAGGGGTTCGCCGCGAAAGCCGGTCAGGCCGTTTATGGCCCCGGGATCGCCGGCCGGACGGGGCGGATTCTCAGCCAGGTCCCGGGCCAGGGTCGCCTCCGGGTTTTCGAGCAGCCGGTCTTCGGCCTCGCCGTCGGCAAAGCTCTGGCGCAGAAACGACTCGTTGGCCGTGTTTTCGAGCAGCCGCCGCACGAGGTAGGCCATGCCCGGCAACAGTTCGCCGTAAGGACAGTAGAGCCGCACCCGGCCGGCCACATTGAGGAGTCCCTTCCGGACCGGCTCGGCCATGCCGTAAAGGGCCTGGAACTCGAAGCGGTTCTCGGCCACGCCAAGCGCGGCCGCCGTCTCCATGACATTGGCGATGGTGCGGATGTTGTGCGAGGCGCACTGGAAATAGAGGAGGTCACTGTTTTCGAGGATAATGCGCGAGAGCTTCTCGTGGGCCATGTCGGACTCGGCCTTGCGCGTCCAGACCGGCACCGGCCAGCCCATCTGCTTGGCCACCACCGTCTCGTAGTCCCAGTAGGCGCCCTTGACCAGCCGGATGCCGAACGGCAGGCCCTCGGCCCGGCCCCATGCGATGAGCTCCGTAAGATCGTGCTCGGTGTCGCGCAGATAGGCCTGGAGCACGATGGACAGGTGCGGGTAGTCCCGAAACTCCGGCTCGCTGCGCAGGCGCTTGAAAAGCTCGATGGTGATGTCCTTGTACTTCACCTGCTCCATGTCGATGCAAAGAGCCCCGCCAAGGTTCTTGACCTTGCGGTAGACCGGCCGCATCCGGGACAGGATGCCTTCCACCGAGCCCTCGAAATCCATGGGCCGGGCCTGGGAGAAAAGGGCCGACGGCTTGATCGAGGCGTTGACCTTGGGCGCGCTGCCCCAGTCGAGGCCGCCGGCGCCCGCGCCGAACGGCTTCCAGGCCTTCTGCTCGGCCTCGATGGCGGCCAGGACTTCCAGGTAGCCGTCGCGGTAGGCGTCGGACTCGATTTCCGACACCGTGGCCTCGCCAAGGAGATCCACGGTGAAGGCGAAGCCGTCCTTGCGGATGCGCGAAAGGTTCTTGACCGCCTCCTTGGTCTTCTCGCCCACGATGAACTGCCGGGCCATGCCCTCGATGTTGGA encodes:
- the pruA gene encoding L-glutamate gamma-semialdehyde dehydrogenase → MNQPLDAAILARGKAFFASIRGESPSIFNKGFWTGKVMDWAMQNEAFKVQLFRFVDVLPYLTTSGNLSRHIEEYFAGGEAGDIPPVLKWGAEKSGMFGGVAAKLMGKAIRSNIEGMARQFIVGEKTKEAVKNLSRIRKDGFAFTVDLLGEATVSEIESDAYRDGYLEVLAAIEAEQKAWKPFGAGAGGLDWGSAPKVNASIKPSALFSQARPMDFEGSVEGILSRMRPVYRKVKNLGGALCIDMEQVKYKDITIELFKRLRSEPEFRDYPHLSIVLQAYLRDTEHDLTELIAWGRAEGLPFGIRLVKGAYWDYETVVAKQMGWPVPVWTRKAESDMAHEKLSRIILENSDLLYFQCASHNIRTIANVMETAAALGVAENRFEFQALYGMAEPVRKGLLNVAGRVRLYCPYGELLPGMAYLVRRLLENTANESFLRQSFADGEAEDRLLENPEATLARDLAENPPRPAGDPGAINGLTGFRGEPLADFTVAELRQAFPEAIASVRARAGQVLPLVIGGKEIATDDRLPTVNPADPTEVLATVCQAGIKETDAAIEAAQAAFAAWRDKTPRERAEVLLKAAAIARRDIVALSAAQVLEVGKQWDQAYNDVGEAIDFLEYYAREAVRLGTPRRMGREPGEKNHLFYEPKGVCAVIAPWNFPLAISCGMSAAAIVAGNTVVFKPSGLASLIGHGLVALFKEAGLPDGVFNFCPGRGSVMGDRLVEHPAVATIAFTGSMETGLRIQEKAARVQPGQAYCKRVIAEMGGKNAIIIDDDADLDEAILGVVYSAFGFQGQKCSACSRVIVVDSIYDKFVTRLTEACSSLKIGPAEDPENAMGPVVDPSQQKKVLEYLEIARSEGKVLVERTTSGQGYYAPLVVAAGIRPEHRLAQEEVFGPILAVMKAESFDEALSFANASRFALTGGVYSRSPRHLEKARREFRVGNLYLNRNCVGAMVGRQPFGGSKMSGVGSKAGGPDYLLQFMDPRVVTENTIRRGFTPIDADDEWVD